From a single Sorghum bicolor cultivar BTx623 chromosome 5, Sorghum_bicolor_NCBIv3, whole genome shotgun sequence genomic region:
- the LOC8071934 gene encoding cell division cycle-associated protein 7: MATAVSTPVDLSPAPAPAPAPRRRGRPPKNPAPAEAPGSSPVSPLAAAASEADAGGEYERQRAARIRENMERMQKLGILDLAHTLSQSAAASGSGGRRRRKPVEQGSVDAARVKPSPPPPSRRSLRLKDVEPVSYCEIEPKKEEHSEDGKTMVIEVGAKEEIYTEEHDKLLGTCNTPWTLFVDGYGKDGKRIYDQVRGQTCHQCRQKTLGHHTSCCKCQIVQGQFCGDCLYMRYGENVLEVKKNPNWICPVCRGICNCSICRTKKGWFPTGAAYRKVVGLGYKSVAHFLIATHRASSVNPEDSSSADKKKLLSAKSETSCISDHDGLDANENPEDGETSSKAKLNKSTHCQVKSSDGDKDDSRSVVTSDCQDDEANKDAGCVTPSSKPMSRKRKYVERSPDCIASRLRSRLNMP; encoded by the exons ATGGCCACCGCCGTATCCACCCCCGTTGACctgtcgccggcgccggcgccggccccgGCACCGAGACGGCGTGGCCGGCCGCCGAAGAACCCGGCCCCCGCCGAGGCGCCGGGCAGCAGCCCGGTGTCCCCGCTGGCTGCGGCGGCATCGGAGGCAGACGCGGGCGGGGAGTACGAGCGGCAGAGGGCCGCGAGGATCCGGGAGAACATGGAGCGGATGCAGAAGCTCGGCATCCTCGACCTCGCGCACACCCTCAGCCagtccgccgccgcctcgggcAGTGGGGGGCGGCGGCGACGGAAGCCCGTGGAGCAGGGGTCCGTTGACGCGGCCAGGGTGaagccctcgccgccgccgccctcgcgGAGGTCGCTCAG GTTGAAGGACGTGGAACCAGTAAGCTATtgtgaaattgagccaaagaaagAGGAACACTCTGAAGATGGCAAAACAATGGTAATAGAGGTAGGAGCAAAGGAAGAAATATACACTGAAGAGCATGACAAGCTCTTGGGTACATGCAACACTCCTTGGACTCTCTTTGTCGATGGCTATGGCAAAGATGGAAAGCGCATCTATGATCAAGTGAGGGGCCAAACCTGTCACCAGTGCCG ACAGAAAACTCTTGGTCATCATACAAGCTGCTGTAAATGCCAGATTGTCCAAGGGCAGTTCTGTGGAGATTGTCTGTATATGAG GTATGGTGAGAATGTGTTAGAAGTTAAAAAGAATCCTAATTGGATATGTCCAGTTTGCCGTGGCATCTGTAATTGCAGTATATGCAGAACTAAGAAAGGATGGTTCCCTACTGGTGCTGCGTATCGCAAG GTGGTTGGACTTGGGTACAAATCTGTGGCACACTTTTTAATTGCAACACATCGAGCCTCATCAGTTAACCCAGAGGATTCAAGCTCAGCTGACAAAAAGAAGTTGCTGTCTGCTAAATCTGAAACCTCGTGCATTTCTGATCATGATGGCCTGGATGCCAATGAGAATCCAGAGGATGGAGAAACGAGCAGCAAAGCTAAGCTGAACAAATCAACTCACTGCCAAGTGAAGAGTTCTGATGGTGACAAAGATGATAGCAGAAGCGTGGTGACATCTGATTGCCAGGATGATGAAGCCAACAAGGATGCTGGGTGTGTCACTCCATCTTCTAAGCCAATGTCAAGGAAGAGGAAGTACGTTGAACGAAGCCCTGACTGCATCGCAAGCAGGCTGCGGTCACGGCTCAACATGCCATGA
- the LOC8071933 gene encoding probable prefoldin subunit 2: MASKAGGDGKEAINEQVIANTYANMRTEMNQLYTKITELEMEVSEHSLVIGAIEPLDPSRRCYRMIGGVLVERTIREVLPAVKRNKEGLEEVIARMHEALERKKKEITEFELKYKIRIRKADNDAEDEGGKKEGTAQGVLVGPA; the protein is encoded by the coding sequence ATGGCAAGCAAAGCAGGTGGTGATGGCAAAGAAGCCATAAACGAGCAAGTAATTGCCAACACTTATGCCAACATGCGTACCGAAATGAACCAGCTCTACACCAAGATCACAGAGCTGGAGATGGAGGTCAGTGAGCACTCCCTTGTGATCGGTGCGATCGAACCGCTGGACCCCTCGAGGCGCTGCTACAGGATGATCGGCGGCGTCCTGGTCGAGAGGACCATCAGGGAGGTCCTGCCTGCGGTGAAGCGCAACAAGGAGGGACTCGAAGAGGTGATTGCTCGCATGCATGAGGCGctggagaggaagaagaaggagatcaccgagttcgagctcaagtacAAGATCAGGATCCGGAAGGCTGACAATGACGCCGAGGACGAAGGCGGCAAGAAGGAAGGCACTGCTCAGGGAGTCCTTGTCGGTCCTGCCTGA
- the LOC8071932 gene encoding uncharacterized protein LOC8071932, with product MAPGGEGKPNTGGGGAKGGGRKRKFLPHGKPVRKGAYPLRPGVQGFFITCDGGRERQATREALSLLDSFYEDLVDGKGSDDKPKNIPDKPLNKKIKFEDSDSSDDEDEDHSGEEADNGNGNDVEKDETAPSEKQQEVLDTSDTISKDNTTPSEKQQEVLETSDTTSKDNTTQSEKQQEVLDTSDTTSKDNEEQTVTADEPKEKKQRVEDPPVSEQTVQKVTADQPKRSIDKPKEPSEKNIDDLIDEDLKEIGDRKKRLFSSLESGCNGCIFIQMHKRAGDPGPVEIVQNMMSSAVSTRKHMSRFILRVLPAEVTCYASEEEITKAISPLVEKYFPKECPSGHKFAVLYEARSNTGIDRMKIINAVAKSVPQPHKVDLSNPDKTIVVQIAKTICMIGVVERYRELSKFNLRQLTSPESEKK from the exons ATGGCCCCCGGTGGCGAGGGCAAGCCAAacacgggcggcggcggcgccaaggGTGGTGGGAGGAAGCGCAAGTTCCTTCCCCACGGCAAGCCGGTGCGGAAGGGGGCCTACCCGCTGCGCCCCGGCGTGCAGGGCTTCTTCATCACCTGCGACGGCGGCCGCGAGCGCCAGGCCACCCGCGAGGCGCTCTCCCTCCTTGACTCC TTCTACGAAGACTTAGTGGATGGGAAAGGATCGGATGACAAGCCTAAAAACATTCCAGACAAGCCACTGAACAAAAAGATAAAGTTTGAGGACTCTGATTCCTCAGATGATGAGGATGAAGACCACTCTGGCGAGGAAGCTGACAATGGGAATGGGAATGATGTGGAGAAAGATGAAACCGCTCCATCTGAGAAGCAACAGGAGGTACTTGATACCTCTGATACCATTAGCAAGGACAATACCACTCCATCTGAGAAGCAACAGGAGGTACTTGAGACCTCTGATACCACGAGCAAGGACAATACCACTCAATCTGAGAAGCAACAGGAGGTACTTGATACCTCTGATACCACGAGCAAGGACAATGAGGAACAAACAGTCACTGCTGATGAACCAAAAGAAAAGAAGCAACGTGTGGAAGACCCTCCAGTTTCTGAGCAAACTGTGCAAAAAGTGACTGCTGATCAACCAAAGAGGTCCAttgataaaccaaaagaacccaGTGAAAAAAATATTGATGATTTAATTGATGAGGACCTGAAAGAAATAGGGGACAGGAAAAAG AGGCTCTTTTCAAGCCTTGAGTCTGGCTGCAATGGATGCATATTCATTCAAATGCATAAAAGAGCAGGAGACCCTGGTCCAGTTGAGATTGTACAAAACATGATGTCATCTGCTGTTTCGACTCGTAAACATATGTCAAG ATTTATTCTGCGAGTTTTGCCTGCTGAGGTGACATGCTATGCATCCGAAGAGGAAATAACAAAGGCAATTAGTCCCCTTGTTGAAAAATACTTCCCAAAAGAATGCCCTTCAGGCCATAAG TTTGCGGTGTTATATGAAGCAAGGTCAAACACAGGAATTGATAGAATGAAAATCATAAATGCAGTAGCGAAATCTGTACCACAACCTCATAAAGTTGACCTGAGCAACCCAGACAAGACTATTGTTGTCCAGATTGCAAAG ACCATATGCATGATTGGAGTTGTGGAGAGGTACAGAGAGCTCTCAAAGTTCAACCTAAGGCAGCTGACCTCACCAGAGTCGGAGAAGAAGTAG
- the LOC8062623 gene encoding uncharacterized protein LOC8062623 isoform X1 — protein MEKRKRVLELRDRLDRTLAMPDLAEEASLRALVKKQILASSLSASDQGDIDLIAETRAREVSEFLEMLNTSRDGRSSKVRGVPQKEWKVKQDTDQLRVMYREGPDGTPFHTLLAEGFADGPIDVCTCVSWESALYKKWFPQYNLPTFRIDQSGCLKKVRIGEEICMVRVKVPWPVSEREALLHYFELEYLKEDVVIVIMKTLSDLDSINVQTHGFSRDGIPEAGDTVRIDVFGGFVLQRITKEKSFFRAIANMDIKLDFVPPWLINFISRQLIGSGHKLYQKAVSTVATHDDDYRKALRGPLYVRIREYQDSDDKAKVTAAEENATEVPSANATIQNHLSLTNTISNSEIVEETEQNTSINVDNLTTSHPYEPVEQAQQVENKPYISPEVERAMCILDTAIAVLKGDKAGNVITLQNLLSYDATLEESTAGSRTSQTNILNADNLLNGHPITTPPQDSRDIRQAHPLPSDEGSDGTEDTIYKNSLKNSTASTVTTTMSMTLRSAIRVHGEESLDTNGFHQNGLSNNKESKRARKTKRWLCCLTPTTVG, from the exons ATGGAGAAGAGGAAGCGGGTCCTGGAGCTGAGGGACCGGCTGGACCGGACGCTGGCGATGCCCGACCTCGCGGAGGAGGCCTCGCTCAGGGCGCTGGTCAAGAAGCAGATCCTCGCGTCTTCCCTCTCCGCCTCCGATCAAG GCGACATCGACCTGATCGCTGAAACGCGGGCCAGAGAAGTCTCTGAGTTTCTTGAAATGCTGAATACTTCGAGGGATGGACGATCTTCGAAGGTTCGTGGGGTGCCACAGAAGGAGTGGAAG GTGAAGCAAGATACAGACCAATTAAGAGTCATGTACCGTGAGGGCCCAGATGGGACCCCATTTCACACCCTGCTTGCTGAAGGCTTTGCTGATGGACCTATTGACGTCT GTACATGTGTGTCGTGGGAATCAGCTCTTTACAAGAAATG GTTTCCACAATACAACCTTCCAACTTTTAGAATTGATCAGTCAGGCTGCTTGAAAAAGGTCCGGATTGGTGAAGAGATTTGTATGGTCAG GGTGAAGGTTCCATGGCCGGTTTCAGAGAGAGAGGCTCTTCTACACTATTTTGAATTGGAATATCTTAAAGAAGATGTCGTCATTGTGATAATGAAAACT TTATCAGACTTGGATAGCATAAATGTACAAACACATGGATTTAGCAGGGATGGAATTCCTGAAGCTGGTGACACAGTTCGAATAGATGTGTTTGGAGGCTTTGTATTGCAAAGGATTACAAAAGAAAAAAGCTTTTTCAG GGCAATAGCTAATATGGATATTAAGCTAGATTTTGTTCCACCATGGTTGATCAACTTCATATCGAGGCAGCTAATAGGCAGTGGGCATAAGCTGTATCAAAAG GCTGTCAGTACTGTGGCCACTCATGATGATGACTACAGGAAAGCTTTGAGAGGACCACTCTATGTCAGGATCCGTGAATACCAGGATTCTGATGACAAGGCAAAGGTGACCGCAGCAGAGGAAAATGCTACTGAGGTGCCCTCTGCTAATGCCACTATACAAAATCATTTGTCACTAACAAATACCATATCGAATAGCGAGATTGTGGAGGAGACTGAACAGAACACATCCATCAATGTGGATAATCTTACAACTAGCCATCCCTATGAACCAGTTGAACAAGCGCAACAGGTCGAAAATAAACCTTATATCAGTCCTGAGGTAGAGCGCGCAATGTGTATACTGGACACTGCTATTGCAGTTCTCAAAGGCGATAAGGCTGGAAATGTTATCACGCTACAAAATTTGCTCAGTTACGATGCAACTTTGGAAGAGAGTACTGCTGGTTCGAGAACTTCACAAACAAACATTCTTAATGCAGACAATCTTCTGAACGGACATCCTATTACCACACCGCCACAAGACTCCAG AGATATCCGACAAGCACATCCATTGCCCAGTGATGAAGGCAGCGATGGCACAGAAGACACCATCTACAAAAATTCTCTGAAAAATTCGACAGCTTCTACCGTGACAACGACCATGTCAATGACATTGCGAAGTGCAATAAGGGTGCACGGTGAAGAGAGCCTAGACACCAATGGCTTCCATCAGAATGGTCTGAGCAACAACAAAGAGTCAAAGCGAGCTAGGAAGACCAAGAGATGGCTCTGCTGCTTAACCCCTACCACTGTTGGATGA
- the LOC8062623 gene encoding uncharacterized protein LOC8062623 isoform X2 has product MEKRKRVLELRDRLDRTLAMPDLAEEASLRALVKKQILASSLSASDQGDIDLIAETRAREVSEFLEMLNTSRDGRSSKVRGVPQKEWKVKQDTDQLRVMYREGPDGTPFHTLLAEGFADGPIDVCTCVSWESALYKKWFPQYNLPTFRIDQSGCLKKVRIGEEICMVRDGIPEAGDTVRIDVFGGFVLQRITKEKSFFRAIANMDIKLDFVPPWLINFISRQLIGSGHKLYQKAVSTVATHDDDYRKALRGPLYVRIREYQDSDDKAKVTAAEENATEVPSANATIQNHLSLTNTISNSEIVEETEQNTSINVDNLTTSHPYEPVEQAQQVENKPYISPEVERAMCILDTAIAVLKGDKAGNVITLQNLLSYDATLEESTAGSRTSQTNILNADNLLNGHPITTPPQDSRDIRQAHPLPSDEGSDGTEDTIYKNSLKNSTASTVTTTMSMTLRSAIRVHGEESLDTNGFHQNGLSNNKESKRARKTKRWLCCLTPTTVG; this is encoded by the exons ATGGAGAAGAGGAAGCGGGTCCTGGAGCTGAGGGACCGGCTGGACCGGACGCTGGCGATGCCCGACCTCGCGGAGGAGGCCTCGCTCAGGGCGCTGGTCAAGAAGCAGATCCTCGCGTCTTCCCTCTCCGCCTCCGATCAAG GCGACATCGACCTGATCGCTGAAACGCGGGCCAGAGAAGTCTCTGAGTTTCTTGAAATGCTGAATACTTCGAGGGATGGACGATCTTCGAAGGTTCGTGGGGTGCCACAGAAGGAGTGGAAG GTGAAGCAAGATACAGACCAATTAAGAGTCATGTACCGTGAGGGCCCAGATGGGACCCCATTTCACACCCTGCTTGCTGAAGGCTTTGCTGATGGACCTATTGACGTCT GTACATGTGTGTCGTGGGAATCAGCTCTTTACAAGAAATG GTTTCCACAATACAACCTTCCAACTTTTAGAATTGATCAGTCAGGCTGCTTGAAAAAGGTCCGGATTGGTGAAGAGATTTGTATGGTCAG GGATGGAATTCCTGAAGCTGGTGACACAGTTCGAATAGATGTGTTTGGAGGCTTTGTATTGCAAAGGATTACAAAAGAAAAAAGCTTTTTCAG GGCAATAGCTAATATGGATATTAAGCTAGATTTTGTTCCACCATGGTTGATCAACTTCATATCGAGGCAGCTAATAGGCAGTGGGCATAAGCTGTATCAAAAG GCTGTCAGTACTGTGGCCACTCATGATGATGACTACAGGAAAGCTTTGAGAGGACCACTCTATGTCAGGATCCGTGAATACCAGGATTCTGATGACAAGGCAAAGGTGACCGCAGCAGAGGAAAATGCTACTGAGGTGCCCTCTGCTAATGCCACTATACAAAATCATTTGTCACTAACAAATACCATATCGAATAGCGAGATTGTGGAGGAGACTGAACAGAACACATCCATCAATGTGGATAATCTTACAACTAGCCATCCCTATGAACCAGTTGAACAAGCGCAACAGGTCGAAAATAAACCTTATATCAGTCCTGAGGTAGAGCGCGCAATGTGTATACTGGACACTGCTATTGCAGTTCTCAAAGGCGATAAGGCTGGAAATGTTATCACGCTACAAAATTTGCTCAGTTACGATGCAACTTTGGAAGAGAGTACTGCTGGTTCGAGAACTTCACAAACAAACATTCTTAATGCAGACAATCTTCTGAACGGACATCCTATTACCACACCGCCACAAGACTCCAG AGATATCCGACAAGCACATCCATTGCCCAGTGATGAAGGCAGCGATGGCACAGAAGACACCATCTACAAAAATTCTCTGAAAAATTCGACAGCTTCTACCGTGACAACGACCATGTCAATGACATTGCGAAGTGCAATAAGGGTGCACGGTGAAGAGAGCCTAGACACCAATGGCTTCCATCAGAATGGTCTGAGCAACAACAAAGAGTCAAAGCGAGCTAGGAAGACCAAGAGATGGCTCTGCTGCTTAACCCCTACCACTGTTGGATGA